A genomic segment from Gracilimonas sediminicola encodes:
- the ptsP gene encoding phosphoenolpyruvate--protein phosphotransferase, whose translation MEATNTDEITLKGRSVGSGVAIGKAVLLSSESKTVAPTSINKSAVKKHKNRFLKAKESLIAELQLMADELNDAGSVEIIDTQKQIILDAEIERSVFEIIEEKLLSVDFAIYQTYCQFIERLKESGSELFRQRIVDLEDIRDRFIDLVCDQKKKKSVKKGSLIVAREISPTDLVSYYEDGAIGLVMEKGGVTSHAAIIAKSLGIPCIVSAEKATKEVLNDKMLVLDAAEGTLILNPSRKTISRYRKKAEEAARKKKKRPDSFETADGVSLKITANIEFEAELPKIKEHGAQGIGLLRTESLLFGHRLRKSMEEQRAFYSAVLEGSTGSVTIRLFDIGGDKTSSRTVKEANPFLGWRGIRLLLDEKELLHNQLNAIVRTAADYPGRIRILVPMVSVIDEVAEIKDELESVITELKTEGVELGESIPLGLMVEVPSVALSAYHFAKEVDFLSMGTNDLTQYTMAVDRGNERICNLFQHYHPSVLHLISNTVKGAEKAGIDVSVCGELAGDEIGAACLIGMGIQELSMVPESIPEISELLHSKTKAEFEQFAKSALTLASSEELENLFEDWKN comes from the coding sequence ATGGAAGCCACAAACACCGATGAAATTACATTAAAAGGCCGAAGTGTTGGCTCCGGTGTGGCTATCGGTAAAGCTGTTTTATTGAGCTCCGAATCCAAGACGGTTGCCCCGACATCGATTAATAAATCGGCGGTAAAGAAGCATAAAAATCGATTTTTGAAAGCAAAAGAGAGCCTTATTGCCGAGCTTCAGCTGATGGCCGATGAACTGAATGATGCCGGCTCTGTAGAAATAATTGATACGCAGAAGCAAATTATTCTGGATGCCGAAATTGAGAGGAGCGTTTTTGAAATCATAGAAGAAAAGCTCCTTAGTGTTGATTTCGCCATCTATCAAACCTACTGCCAGTTTATTGAACGACTGAAAGAAAGTGGATCCGAATTGTTTCGACAGCGCATTGTGGATCTTGAGGACATTCGTGACCGGTTTATCGATCTGGTTTGTGATCAAAAGAAAAAGAAATCGGTAAAGAAAGGGTCACTTATCGTGGCGCGTGAAATCAGCCCAACCGACCTGGTTTCTTATTATGAAGACGGTGCCATTGGCTTGGTTATGGAGAAAGGTGGGGTAACCTCTCATGCTGCTATTATCGCCAAGTCGCTCGGAATTCCCTGTATTGTAAGTGCCGAAAAAGCGACCAAGGAAGTGCTTAATGATAAGATGTTAGTTCTGGATGCCGCTGAGGGAACGTTGATTTTAAACCCGTCGCGTAAAACCATATCCAGATATCGTAAAAAAGCTGAAGAAGCTGCTAGGAAAAAGAAAAAGCGCCCCGACAGTTTTGAGACGGCCGATGGCGTTTCCCTGAAAATTACAGCTAATATTGAATTCGAGGCCGAGCTTCCCAAGATAAAAGAACACGGCGCGCAGGGTATTGGGTTGCTGAGAACGGAGAGCCTGTTATTTGGCCACCGGTTAAGAAAAAGCATGGAAGAACAACGAGCTTTTTATTCGGCTGTGTTAGAAGGATCCACCGGGTCGGTTACGATTCGGTTGTTCGACATTGGCGGAGATAAAACCAGCAGCCGGACGGTGAAAGAGGCGAACCCGTTTTTAGGATGGAGAGGCATACGCCTGCTGCTGGACGAAAAAGAACTGCTGCATAATCAGCTTAACGCAATTGTTAGAACTGCTGCTGATTATCCGGGGCGAATTCGGATTTTGGTGCCCATGGTATCTGTGATCGATGAAGTGGCTGAGATTAAGGATGAACTTGAATCCGTTATAACAGAACTGAAAACGGAGGGTGTGGAGTTAGGTGAATCGATTCCGCTTGGGTTGATGGTGGAAGTACCGAGTGTTGCCCTTTCTGCTTATCACTTTGCCAAAGAAGTGGATTTTTTAAGCATGGGTACTAACGACCTCACACAATATACGATGGCGGTGGATCGCGGAAATGAGCGCATCTGCAACCTATTTCAGCATTACCACCCCTCTGTGCTGCACTTGATCAGTAACACGGTTAAGGGAGCGGAAAAAGCCGGCATTGACGTGAGCGTATGTGGCGAATTGGCCGGTGATGAAATCGGCGCAGCCTGCCTTATCGGTATGGGCATTCAGGAGTTGAGCATGGTGCCTGAGTCGATACCCGAAATCAGTGAACTCCTTCACTCCAAAACCAAAGCAGAGTTTGAGCAATTTGCAAAATCTGCGCTGACATTGGCTTCCTCCGAAGAGCTCGAAAATCTTTTTGAAGACTGGAAGAACTAA
- a CDS encoding HPr family phosphocarrier protein yields the protein MIKKKVTIINSAGLHARPSAQLVKLASKFKSDFFIHSYGYRVNGKSILGVMTLAAESGAELELEVEGPDEEEAMEAIVDLVENKFGMEDE from the coding sequence ATGATCAAAAAGAAAGTAACCATAATAAATTCAGCAGGTTTACACGCACGTCCATCGGCGCAGCTGGTTAAACTTGCCAGTAAATTTAAGTCCGATTTTTTCATACACAGCTATGGATATCGGGTTAATGGGAAAAGTATATTGGGAGTTATGACGCTGGCTGCTGAATCCGGTGCAGAATTAGAGCTGGAGGTTGAAGGGCCGGATGAAGAAGAGGCCATGGAAGCCATTGTAGATCTGGTAGAGAATAAATTTGGAATGGAAGACGAATAA
- the gatC gene encoding Asp-tRNA(Asn)/Glu-tRNA(Gln) amidotransferase subunit GatC, with the protein MSVTEKDVRYMADLARLQLSGEEVKSFAQDMNKILDYMDRLDELDTSDVEPLEHVIDLDSRLRKDKAEAPLSHDDALKNAPDADSDYFRVPKVIE; encoded by the coding sequence ATGTCTGTAACTGAAAAAGATGTTCGATACATGGCCGACCTGGCCCGACTCCAACTTTCCGGGGAAGAAGTAAAATCCTTTGCTCAGGATATGAATAAAATTCTGGATTATATGGATCGCCTGGATGAACTGGATACCTCTGATGTTGAGCCGCTGGAGCATGTGATTGACCTGGATAGCCGCCTTCGAAAAGACAAAGCCGAAGCTCCTCTTTCGCATGATGACGCACTCAAAAACGCTCCCGATGCCGACAGCGACTACTTCCGTGTTCCTAAAGTGATTGAATAA
- a CDS encoding YfhO family protein has product MTDPKNPSQQDFFAKLPESRQHIIALVILFLIPFVLFTATTIGGKEFKRHDITQWRAGAESVIEYRETYDKEPLWVNNMFGGMPSFVVSTKDAVPYLDRIASLFSNIYPAFQYWVLLSGTYFLLVMMGFRTLTSLFGSLMYGLTTYFPIIIVAGHTSKFEALAFAPWMIAGYWLLTRKEKKLPGLLLFSVAVTLELRSAHPQVTYYFAYLLGSLWVFDTWKAYKENQLKEWGITTLFLVVGGVVGLLGHAQKLLALQEYAEYSIRGGSALDNSTGLTSSYAFAWSQGIRETWTLIMPNIFGGASPEYWGPKSVTSGPHYFGALSLPFVILALTKRRSKTMYAFFAAGTLGILFSWGGNFRLLNEFAFDYIPYFDKFRAPETWLTLVAFCYSVVAVYGLEWFADFVSSKKNEFKKLYVPLGITGGVLVVLFIMVSSMDFTRPGEVSNIANQIARQNQVSVDNPQVQRRAQSYVNTQLVPEREEKANSDLLRLAIILVVATGLLYLTTSGKIPVSVSLMGFTIILAVDMMSVDKRYIPENTIVAGNVSPEKTLESQRRDIDTFIEERVSANTEYPYRVLPILDNPYSNATPAYFYPMIGGYTGAKLSVIQDVMYGQGPLNLQNQNFNPQLLDLFNVKYVTYVQGLPFDGYQPVFESQNGVVYENQNVLPKAFFVDSVITVQDPNTTFEYLMPGQIDFSETAIVETSEALTSSQDTTSEVEVTTYTGPEMTIDISRSAPGFLVLSEVYYPAGWTATLNGEEIPIYKTNYFLRGMDIPAGNHTLELNFIPRSYEIGVMLAWISVIIQALIAAFWIFTWFKARNSSGS; this is encoded by the coding sequence ATGACAGACCCCAAAAACCCCTCCCAACAGGATTTCTTTGCCAAGCTTCCGGAGAGTCGCCAGCATATTATTGCGCTGGTCATTCTGTTCCTGATTCCATTTGTGCTGTTCACAGCTACAACTATAGGTGGCAAAGAATTTAAAAGACACGACATTACCCAGTGGAGAGCCGGTGCGGAGTCTGTAATTGAATACCGCGAAACCTATGATAAGGAGCCGCTATGGGTCAACAACATGTTTGGCGGCATGCCTTCTTTTGTAGTATCTACTAAAGATGCGGTGCCTTATTTAGATCGTATTGCAAGTTTATTTTCTAATATTTACCCGGCTTTTCAGTACTGGGTGCTCCTTTCCGGCACCTATTTCCTTTTAGTGATGATGGGCTTCAGGACTTTGACGTCTTTATTTGGCAGCCTGATGTACGGCTTAACCACCTATTTCCCAATTATTATTGTAGCGGGACATACTTCTAAATTTGAAGCCCTGGCCTTTGCTCCCTGGATGATTGCCGGCTATTGGCTGCTTACACGAAAGGAAAAGAAACTACCGGGTCTCCTTCTTTTCTCAGTTGCGGTTACACTTGAGCTACGGTCTGCCCATCCTCAAGTAACATATTACTTTGCTTATCTGTTAGGATCACTTTGGGTTTTCGATACATGGAAGGCTTACAAGGAAAATCAGCTAAAAGAATGGGGGATTACAACCTTGTTCCTGGTTGTGGGCGGTGTTGTAGGGTTACTGGGCCATGCCCAAAAATTACTCGCACTTCAAGAATATGCCGAATACAGTATTCGCGGAGGCTCAGCCCTTGATAATTCAACCGGCCTCACCTCCAGCTATGCCTTTGCCTGGTCGCAGGGAATTCGGGAAACCTGGACACTGATCATGCCCAATATTTTTGGCGGGGCCTCACCGGAATACTGGGGACCCAAATCTGTTACTTCCGGTCCTCACTATTTTGGGGCACTCAGTTTGCCGTTCGTAATTCTTGCATTAACGAAGCGGCGCAGTAAAACCATGTATGCCTTTTTTGCTGCCGGGACGCTCGGCATCCTTTTCTCATGGGGCGGAAATTTCAGATTGCTGAATGAGTTTGCTTTCGACTACATCCCCTATTTCGACAAGTTCAGAGCACCGGAAACCTGGCTGACTTTAGTTGCCTTTTGCTATTCGGTAGTGGCCGTGTATGGGCTCGAATGGTTTGCGGATTTTGTGAGCTCCAAGAAGAATGAATTCAAAAAGCTATATGTGCCGCTCGGTATAACAGGAGGGGTTTTAGTTGTGCTCTTTATTATGGTGAGTTCAATGGATTTCACTCGCCCGGGCGAAGTCTCAAATATTGCCAATCAAATTGCACGGCAGAACCAGGTAAGTGTAGATAACCCCCAGGTTCAGCGACGAGCTCAGAGTTATGTAAACACCCAGCTTGTTCCCGAACGGGAAGAAAAAGCCAACAGCGACTTGCTGAGGCTGGCCATTATTTTGGTTGTAGCTACGGGCCTATTGTACCTGACAACCTCAGGCAAAATTCCTGTAAGCGTCAGTCTGATGGGCTTCACCATCATTCTTGCCGTTGACATGATGAGTGTTGATAAACGCTACATCCCCGAAAATACAATTGTAGCCGGAAATGTAAGTCCGGAGAAAACCCTAGAATCCCAGCGCCGTGATATCGACACCTTTATAGAAGAGCGGGTATCGGCAAATACCGAATATCCATACCGGGTTCTACCCATTCTGGACAATCCATACAGCAATGCCACGCCCGCATACTTCTACCCAATGATTGGTGGGTACACCGGAGCCAAGCTGAGTGTGATTCAGGATGTGATGTACGGTCAGGGACCTCTGAACCTTCAGAATCAGAACTTCAACCCACAGCTGCTCGACCTCTTCAATGTAAAGTATGTCACCTATGTCCAGGGGTTGCCTTTTGATGGTTACCAACCTGTTTTTGAAAGCCAGAATGGTGTGGTTTACGAGAATCAAAACGTACTGCCCAAAGCATTTTTTGTGGATTCCGTTATTACGGTCCAGGATCCAAACACAACCTTCGAATACTTGATGCCGGGTCAAATCGATTTCTCTGAAACGGCCATTGTGGAAACCTCGGAAGCGCTCACTTCTTCGCAAGACACAACATCTGAGGTAGAAGTCACAACCTATACCGGTCCGGAGATGACGATAGATATATCAAGATCAGCACCCGGTTTTCTTGTACTCAGTGAGGTTTATTATCCCGCAGGCTGGACGGCTACATTAAATGGAGAAGAAATTCCAATTTATAAAACGAATTATTTCCTTCGCGGAATGGATATTCCGGCAGGAAATCACACGCTGGAGTTAAACTTCATTCCCCGCTCCTACGAAATCGGTGTTATGCTTGCCTGGATTTCTGTAATCATACAGGCACTGATAGCAGCTTTTTGGATATTCACATGGTTCAAAGCCCGCAATTCAAGTGGCTCGTAA
- a CDS encoding glycosyltransferase: MARKKILIVSYYWYPFADVGTYRISRFAKYLAKSGWDIVVLTSKKAAAGMKGEPDDPVLENIKVYRANIIEPVSLLKGKKGGSAKTSNPSIFYQKDAGLISRLAVWARLNLMIPDAKFTWKWFAVPLGKKVIEQEKPDVILSTSPPPTTSLIARKLAEWSGLPWHADFRDPWTNIYYYDDNPPSAWAQKRNKKLEASVLKKADRLTVVNHGFFPSYHLEDKLTKIPNGFDPDHVLNKKEVPQKNDSVFHIRYFGSMKVNQYPKAFIKALQTLSDERPGIAENIHFDFYGNIDPDIKEDIKSASDIIETSFTRYIPHDEMMKKVNSSDLLLLLIGRTKNSKFGLSTKVFEYMTSGKPVLGIGPVDGAAAELVADTNIGKFFSHEDHKGVINFILQTYEAKQKGETLFEPSEKAIQQYNFSYLTNKLENILDELIA, encoded by the coding sequence GTGGCTCGTAAAAAAATCCTTATCGTATCTTACTATTGGTATCCATTCGCAGATGTAGGTACCTACAGGATTTCTCGTTTTGCTAAGTATTTGGCGAAATCAGGTTGGGACATTGTAGTTCTCACCTCAAAAAAAGCTGCGGCCGGAATGAAAGGAGAGCCGGATGATCCTGTACTTGAGAACATCAAAGTTTACCGGGCAAACATAATTGAACCCGTGAGTCTTTTGAAGGGTAAAAAGGGGGGAAGTGCTAAAACCAGCAACCCATCTATTTTTTATCAAAAAGATGCCGGTTTAATTTCCCGCTTAGCTGTATGGGCTCGGCTAAATCTTATGATTCCGGATGCCAAGTTTACCTGGAAATGGTTTGCTGTACCCCTTGGCAAAAAAGTGATTGAACAGGAAAAGCCGGATGTGATTTTATCAACATCTCCCCCTCCAACTACCAGCCTTATTGCCAGGAAACTGGCTGAGTGGAGCGGACTTCCCTGGCATGCTGATTTCCGGGACCCATGGACTAATATCTATTACTATGATGACAATCCACCAAGTGCATGGGCTCAAAAAAGGAATAAAAAACTGGAGGCTTCTGTCCTAAAAAAAGCTGACCGGTTAACCGTAGTTAATCATGGGTTCTTTCCAAGCTACCATCTTGAGGATAAGCTGACTAAAATCCCCAATGGCTTTGATCCGGATCATGTTCTGAATAAAAAAGAAGTACCTCAAAAAAATGATTCCGTTTTTCATATACGGTACTTCGGGAGTATGAAAGTCAACCAATACCCTAAAGCCTTCATTAAGGCTTTGCAAACCCTGTCCGATGAGCGCCCGGGAATAGCCGAAAATATCCATTTTGATTTCTATGGGAATATTGACCCGGATATTAAAGAGGACATTAAGTCAGCTTCCGATATCATCGAAACAAGTTTTACACGATACATCCCCCATGATGAGATGATGAAGAAAGTGAACTCGTCTGATTTACTTTTGCTTCTTATAGGAAGAACCAAGAACAGTAAGTTTGGTCTATCAACAAAAGTATTTGAGTATATGACTTCAGGGAAACCCGTCTTGGGTATTGGCCCCGTTGATGGCGCTGCAGCAGAATTAGTTGCCGATACTAATATCGGGAAGTTCTTTTCTCATGAAGATCACAAAGGTGTTATCAACTTTATTCTGCAGACTTACGAAGCCAAACAAAAAGGCGAAACGCTTTTTGAACCTTCTGAAAAGGCCATACAACAGTATAACTTTAGTTATCTTACCAACAAGCTTGAGAACATTTTGGATGAATTAATTGCCTGA
- a CDS encoding sulfotransferase, protein MPEDFKKLNEKRTGKYHKPAEEESFLEGLNNTLEEKEKKEYINTDINHPLIFVIGLPRSGTTLVTQTLAHGLDVSYINNIAARFWSAPLHGLKLSDSLLDGKDSPRFQSDYATTHKLNDIHEFGYFWRKWLKKDSFEHMINAQDYESEIDWNGLKKVLGNLTSFRNKAFIFKNIFGAFHISKLNQVLGKTLWIYIERDILDVAVSNLNARKKFYNDPNTWWSTVPPEYPKLKSLDTFPQIAGQLHYLKKFYRSEMNNLIAEGKGLHITYDELCKNPSSFLKVVQDRVEDLYDYKISLNHELPASFSPNKHDDDKDLKKEFEKHLTEFHKNDPIPELS, encoded by the coding sequence ATGCCGGAAGATTTCAAAAAATTGAACGAAAAACGAACCGGAAAGTATCATAAACCGGCTGAAGAGGAATCTTTCCTTGAAGGGTTAAATAATACCCTCGAAGAAAAGGAAAAAAAAGAGTACATAAACACGGACATTAACCATCCTCTGATTTTTGTAATCGGGCTTCCCCGCTCCGGCACTACCTTGGTGACTCAGACTTTGGCACACGGACTTGATGTTTCTTATATCAATAACATTGCTGCACGCTTTTGGTCGGCTCCCCTTCATGGGTTAAAACTGTCCGATTCTTTACTTGACGGAAAAGATAGCCCTCGCTTCCAATCCGATTATGCAACCACCCATAAGCTTAACGACATCCACGAGTTTGGATACTTCTGGAGAAAATGGCTAAAGAAAGACAGTTTTGAGCATATGATTAATGCTCAGGATTATGAGTCAGAAATAGATTGGAATGGGTTAAAAAAAGTGCTGGGCAATTTAACTTCCTTCAGAAATAAAGCATTTATTTTTAAAAACATCTTTGGGGCTTTTCACATTTCAAAGCTTAACCAGGTTTTGGGAAAAACGCTTTGGATATATATTGAAAGAGATATTTTAGATGTTGCTGTATCAAACCTGAATGCCCGAAAGAAATTTTATAATGATCCAAATACTTGGTGGAGTACGGTTCCCCCTGAGTATCCCAAGCTGAAGAGCCTGGATACCTTTCCACAAATTGCCGGTCAGCTACATTACCTGAAAAAGTTTTACCGAAGTGAGATGAATAACCTTATTGCTGAGGGAAAGGGACTTCATATTACTTATGACGAACTATGTAAGAACCCTTCTTCTTTTCTAAAAGTAGTGCAAGATAGAGTTGAGGATCTGTATGATTACAAGATCTCACTGAATCATGAGCTTCCAGCTTCTTTCTCTCCTAATAAGCACGATGATGATAAGGACCTGAAAAAAGAATTTGAAAAGCATTTAACTGAATTTCATAAAAATGACCCAATCCCAGAACTCAGCTAA
- a CDS encoding WbqC family protein, producing the protein MTQSQNSAKVVGIHQPNFLPWLGFFDKIAKSDVFVLIDNVQFVKGHICNRNKIKNNQSEAVWITVPVSNKKGTDVNFNELPIAYEQNWGTSIINQIRGSYGGAPYFDRYMEKLSHYFTEKEYHSLGDLNIALIKFCCDELAITTELITASQIDEEFGTNNDLNIGICEYFEADTYLSGQGAKKYNDEEQFEKAGIQLKYQQFDHPEYKQLFKGFIPNLSVIDLLLNEGPDAGRFFEHR; encoded by the coding sequence ATGACCCAATCCCAGAACTCAGCTAAAGTAGTTGGAATCCATCAACCAAACTTTTTACCGTGGCTCGGCTTTTTTGATAAAATTGCTAAATCGGATGTGTTTGTTCTGATTGATAATGTGCAATTTGTGAAAGGCCACATCTGTAACCGCAATAAAATAAAGAACAATCAATCCGAAGCCGTTTGGATTACAGTTCCGGTAAGTAATAAAAAAGGTACGGATGTAAACTTCAATGAGCTGCCCATTGCGTATGAACAAAATTGGGGAACCAGCATCATAAATCAAATCAGGGGAAGTTATGGAGGGGCCCCCTATTTTGACCGGTATATGGAAAAGCTATCCCATTATTTTACTGAAAAAGAATACCATTCATTGGGTGATTTAAACATAGCGCTGATTAAGTTTTGTTGTGATGAGTTGGCAATCACCACTGAACTTATTACTGCCTCACAAATCGATGAAGAATTTGGGACGAATAATGATCTAAATATTGGTATATGTGAGTATTTTGAGGCAGATACCTACTTGTCTGGTCAGGGAGCAAAAAAATATAATGACGAAGAACAGTTCGAAAAAGCAGGCATTCAACTAAAGTATCAGCAATTTGACCACCCGGAGTATAAACAACTTTTTAAGGGCTTTATTCCAAATCTGTCGGTTATTGACCTTCTTTTAAATGAAGGACCGGATGCCGGAAGATTTTTTGAACACCGTTAG
- a CDS encoding PIG-L deacetylase family protein, protein MSFTGIKKVLVLAPHTDDAELGCGGTLARFHEEGIEIYVAAFSTARASVPEGSDPDILRKEFIASMDILGVPEDQYFIYEYEVRKLSYFRQEVLEEMVRLRNEIQPDLVLLPSGNDVHQDHQVVFNEGLRAFKECSIWGYELPWNHVDFSTQAFVTLSKAHMDKKWEMMSVYESQLIKKRNYFTRDFIEGLARVRGVQVKEDFAEAFEVVRYKI, encoded by the coding sequence ATGTCATTTACCGGAATTAAAAAAGTATTGGTTTTGGCTCCTCATACAGATGATGCCGAGTTAGGATGCGGGGGTACGCTTGCCAGATTTCATGAAGAGGGAATTGAAATTTATGTAGCCGCTTTTTCGACCGCCCGGGCATCGGTTCCGGAAGGCTCTGATCCGGATATCCTGAGGAAAGAGTTTATAGCATCCATGGATATCCTTGGAGTACCTGAAGACCAGTATTTTATTTATGAATATGAGGTTAGAAAACTTTCCTATTTCAGGCAGGAAGTATTGGAAGAAATGGTGCGGCTCAGAAATGAGATTCAACCCGATTTGGTGTTGCTGCCATCCGGTAATGACGTACATCAGGATCATCAGGTGGTATTTAACGAAGGGTTGCGTGCTTTTAAAGAGTGCAGTATCTGGGGATATGAGCTGCCCTGGAACCATGTTGACTTCTCCACCCAGGCTTTTGTTACCTTAAGCAAAGCGCATATGGACAAAAAATGGGAGATGATGTCGGTGTACGAATCTCAGCTGATAAAAAAGCGAAATTACTTCACACGCGACTTTATCGAAGGACTGGCCAGAGTCAGGGGCGTGCAGGTGAAAGAAGACTTTGCCGAAGCTTTTGAAGTAGTTCGTTATAAGATCTAA
- the wecB gene encoding non-hydrolyzing UDP-N-acetylglucosamine 2-epimerase has protein sequence MKTILTVVGARPQFIKAAVVSKALAEKGIKEEIVHTGQHYDHEMSSIFWEELDLPAPTVNLEVGSGHHGAQTGIMLQKIEQYILESDQAPEALLVYGDTNSTLAGALVASKLHIPVIHIEAGLRSFNREMPEETNRVLTDHMSTLLFCSSKEGVTQLAKEGIKKNVFDVGDVMYDALLTFSKIAEEKVNFSDIIPYAPNNFYLATVHRPANTDSENNLRSILQAFSELKAPVVWPVHPRNKKKLSMIQVPENLHLIEPVSYFKMMTLLKNCTKVITDSGGLQKEAYWMKKPCITIREETEWTETLDGYWNQITGANTDKILSAIDTNPTSDWKPLYGTGEAAKKIAAHIKDYFS, from the coding sequence GTGAAAACCATATTAACAGTTGTTGGTGCAAGGCCTCAATTTATCAAAGCAGCAGTAGTTTCAAAAGCTTTGGCTGAAAAAGGGATTAAAGAAGAAATCGTCCATACCGGTCAACATTACGACCATGAAATGAGTAGCATATTCTGGGAAGAGCTCGACCTTCCGGCTCCAACCGTAAACCTTGAAGTAGGGTCCGGACATCATGGTGCACAAACCGGGATTATGCTTCAAAAAATTGAACAATATATTCTTGAGTCCGACCAAGCTCCTGAAGCCCTTCTTGTTTATGGTGATACGAACTCTACTTTAGCAGGAGCATTAGTGGCTTCAAAACTGCATATCCCTGTGATTCACATCGAGGCAGGTTTGCGAAGCTTTAATCGTGAAATGCCTGAGGAAACAAACCGGGTTTTAACCGACCACATGTCAACACTTTTATTTTGCTCATCTAAAGAGGGGGTTACACAGTTAGCTAAGGAAGGCATTAAGAAAAATGTTTTTGATGTTGGAGATGTTATGTATGATGCATTGCTTACTTTTTCCAAAATAGCTGAGGAGAAAGTGAATTTTTCAGATATCATCCCATATGCCCCTAATAATTTCTACCTGGCCACCGTGCACCGTCCGGCAAACACTGACTCTGAAAATAACCTACGCTCCATTCTGCAAGCATTTTCTGAACTTAAAGCACCAGTAGTTTGGCCGGTTCACCCCCGAAATAAAAAGAAATTAAGCATGATTCAGGTACCTGAAAACCTGCATTTGATCGAGCCTGTTTCCTATTTCAAAATGATGACTTTATTGAAGAACTGCACGAAGGTGATTACGGATTCCGGTGGACTCCAAAAAGAAGCTTACTGGATGAAGAAGCCATGCATTACCATCCGGGAGGAAACGGAATGGACAGAGACTTTGGATGGATACTGGAACCAAATTACAGGAGCTAACACAGACAAAATACTCTCCGCTATAGATACAAACCCAACCTCCGACTGGAAACCATTATATGGAACGGGAGAAGCAGCTAAAAAAATTGCCGCCCATATTAAAGATTACTTCAGCTAA
- a CDS encoding glycosyltransferase family 4 protein translates to MHILMLLDHAYPPDQRVENEAESLVKNGLEVTVLSLAEDDRPEIEMVNGVRVHRFKLSNKIIKKLRGAVGFFDIYSHLFYRYAKKAYARKPFDAVHAHDLYLVKAGIMIKDKFKVPLVADLHENYVEALSQYAWSTRPPGKWLISLERWKKLEKKWLKKSDRIISVIAEMKDRYTGMGFGEHKVLVIPNTPNIQAFREFPIKQDIITKYENRKILLYSGGFDLHRGLETAVRAMKFVKDEHPDALLLLVGDGRNRSELEALTDEHALRDFVIFEGWQDQSNIRSYVKSATVGLIPHVRSVQTDASIPHKLGYYMSEELPVISSNCTSLERMVTEHDAGKIFESENDRDLAKQINYLLSNPDEAKILAENGRRAVEKEFNWEATVEPLLSYYKSLASN, encoded by the coding sequence ATGCATATACTAATGTTATTGGATCATGCCTATCCTCCGGATCAGAGAGTTGAGAATGAAGCGGAATCACTTGTTAAGAATGGTTTAGAGGTTACAGTTCTTTCGCTTGCAGAGGACGACAGACCTGAAATTGAAATGGTGAATGGGGTTAGGGTTCATCGTTTTAAATTATCGAACAAAATCATAAAAAAACTGCGGGGTGCTGTCGGCTTTTTTGATATATACTCCCACCTGTTCTATCGGTATGCAAAAAAAGCTTATGCAAGGAAACCTTTTGACGCTGTTCACGCCCATGATTTATATCTGGTGAAAGCAGGGATCATGATTAAGGACAAGTTTAAAGTCCCATTAGTTGCGGATCTGCATGAGAATTATGTGGAAGCCTTATCGCAGTATGCCTGGAGTACACGCCCCCCGGGCAAGTGGTTAATTTCTTTAGAGAGGTGGAAGAAGCTTGAAAAGAAGTGGCTTAAAAAATCGGATCGTATCATTTCAGTTATAGCTGAAATGAAAGACCGATATACAGGGATGGGATTTGGCGAGCATAAAGTCCTTGTAATTCCCAATACCCCTAATATCCAGGCATTTCGGGAATTTCCAATCAAGCAAGATATTATCACAAAGTATGAGAACAGAAAGATTTTGCTGTATTCCGGCGGGTTTGATCTGCACCGGGGGTTGGAAACAGCTGTCCGTGCTATGAAGTTTGTTAAAGATGAGCACCCTGACGCTCTGCTACTCTTAGTTGGGGACGGACGAAATCGTTCTGAGCTTGAAGCTTTAACCGATGAACATGCATTAAGGGATTTTGTAATATTCGAAGGGTGGCAAGACCAGTCAAATATCCGAAGCTATGTGAAAAGTGCAACGGTTGGGTTGATTCCTCATGTTCGGTCCGTTCAAACCGATGCATCTATTCCACATAAGCTGGGTTACTATATGTCAGAGGAGTTACCCGTTATATCTTCCAACTGTACCTCACTTGAGCGTATGGTCACCGAGCACGATGCCGGGAAAATTTTCGAATCTGAAAATGACCGGGATCTGGCTAAACAAATCAATTACTTATTGTCGAATCCTGATGAAGCCAAAATATTGGCTGAAAACGGAAGGCGGGCTGTTGAAAAAGAGTTTAACTGGGAGGCCACAGTAGAGCCTCTGCTCAGTTATTATAAAAGCCTGGCCTCAAATTAG